In the Scyliorhinus canicula chromosome 23, sScyCan1.1, whole genome shotgun sequence genome, one interval contains:
- the LOC119956494 gene encoding ferritin heavy chain B-like isoform X2, translating to MASQVRQNYHKDCEDAVNKQINLELYSSYVYLSMSSYFNRDDVALRHFAEFFKEQSHEEREHAEKLMEFQNKRGGCIILEDVKKPEQDEWSNGLEAMQRALQMEKNVNQSLLDLHKLSSGNTDPHLCDFLETLLG from the exons ATGGCTTCCCAGGTGCGTCAGAACTACCACAAGGACTGTGAGGATGCTGTTAACAAGCAGATCAACCTGGAGCTCTATTCCTCCTATGTTTACCTCTCCATG TCCTCTTACTTTAACCGGGATGATGTTGCCCTGCGTCACTTTGCTGAGTTCTTCAAGGAGCagtcacatgaggaacgggaacaCGCTGAGAAACTGATGGAATTCCAGAATAAACGTGGAGGCTGCATCATCCTGGAAGATGTCAAG AAACCAGAGCAGGATGAGTGGAGCAATGGTCTGGAGGCAATGCAGAGAGCTCTGCAGATGGAGAAGAATGTGAACCAGAGTCTGCTggatctgcacaaactctcctctggGAACACCGACCCTCAT CTTTGTGACTTCCTGGAGACACTACTTGGATGA
- the LOC119956494 gene encoding ferritin heavy chain, oocyte isoform-like isoform X1 — MASQVRQNYHKDCEDAVNKQINLELYSSYVYLSMSSYFNRDDVALRHFAEFFKEQSHEEREHAEKLMEFQNKRGGCIILEDVKKPEQDEWSNGLEAMQRALQMEKNVNQSLLDLHKLSSGNTDPHLCDFLETHYLDEQVKMIKKLGDHITNLKRLGAPENGTGEYLFDKLTLD, encoded by the exons ATGGCTTCCCAGGTGCGTCAGAACTACCACAAGGACTGTGAGGATGCTGTTAACAAGCAGATCAACCTGGAGCTCTATTCCTCCTATGTTTACCTCTCCATG TCCTCTTACTTTAACCGGGATGATGTTGCCCTGCGTCACTTTGCTGAGTTCTTCAAGGAGCagtcacatgaggaacgggaacaCGCTGAGAAACTGATGGAATTCCAGAATAAACGTGGAGGCTGCATCATCCTGGAAGATGTCAAG AAACCAGAGCAGGATGAGTGGAGCAATGGTCTGGAGGCAATGCAGAGAGCTCTGCAGATGGAGAAGAATGTGAACCAGAGTCTGCTggatctgcacaaactctcctctggGAACACCGACCCTCAT TTATGCGACTTCCTGGAGACTCACTACTTGGATGAACAAGTGAAGATGATCAAGAAGCTCGGAGATCACATCACCAACCTGAAGAGACTGGGAGCCCCTGAGAATGGCACGGGAGAGTACCTGTTTGACAAGCTCACCCTGGACTGA
- the LOC119956495 gene encoding ferritin heavy chain B-like isoform X2 encodes MASQVRQNYHKDCEDAVNKQINLELYSSYVYLSMSSYFNRDDVALRHFAEFFKEQSHEEREHAEKLMEFQNKRGGHIILEDVKKPEQDEWSDGLEAMQRALQMEKNVNQSLLDLHKLSSGNTDPHLCDFLETLLG; translated from the exons ATGGCTTCCCAAGTGCGTCAGAACTACCACAAGGACTGTGAGGATGCTGTTAACAAGCAGATCAACTTGGAGCTCTATTCCTCCTATGTTTACCTCTCCATG TCCTCTTACTTTAACCGGGATGATGTTGCCCTGCGTCACTTTGCTGAGTTCTTCAAGGAGCagtcacatgaggaacgggaacaCGCTGAGAAACTGATGGAATTCCAGAATAAACGTGGAGGCCACATCATCCTGGAAGATGTCAAG AAACCAGAGCAGGATGAGTGGAGCGATGGTCTGGAGGCAATGCAGAGAGCTCTGCAGATGGAGAAGAATGTGAACCAGAGTCTGCTggatctgcacaaactctcctctggGAACACTGACCCTCAT CTTTGTGACTTCCTGGAGACACTACTTGGATGA
- the LOC119956495 gene encoding ferritin heavy chain, oocyte isoform-like isoform X1 — MASQVRQNYHKDCEDAVNKQINLELYSSYVYLSMSSYFNRDDVALRHFAEFFKEQSHEEREHAEKLMEFQNKRGGHIILEDVKKPEQDEWSDGLEAMQRALQMEKNVNQSLLDLHKLSSGNTDPHLCDFLETHYLDEQVKMIKKLGDHITNLKRLGAPENGTGEYLFDKLTLD, encoded by the exons ATGGCTTCCCAAGTGCGTCAGAACTACCACAAGGACTGTGAGGATGCTGTTAACAAGCAGATCAACTTGGAGCTCTATTCCTCCTATGTTTACCTCTCCATG TCCTCTTACTTTAACCGGGATGATGTTGCCCTGCGTCACTTTGCTGAGTTCTTCAAGGAGCagtcacatgaggaacgggaacaCGCTGAGAAACTGATGGAATTCCAGAATAAACGTGGAGGCCACATCATCCTGGAAGATGTCAAG AAACCAGAGCAGGATGAGTGGAGCGATGGTCTGGAGGCAATGCAGAGAGCTCTGCAGATGGAGAAGAATGTGAACCAGAGTCTGCTggatctgcacaaactctcctctggGAACACTGACCCTCAT TTATGTGACTTCCTGGAGACTCACTACTTGGATGAACAAGTGAAGATGATCAAGAAGCTCGGAGATCACATCACCAACCTGAAGAGACTGGGAGCCCCTGAGAATGGCACGGGAGAGTACCTGTTTGACAAGCTCACCCTGGACTGA